One window of the Marmota flaviventris isolate mMarFla1 chromosome 2, mMarFla1.hap1, whole genome shotgun sequence genome contains the following:
- the Znf410 gene encoding zinc finger protein 410 isoform X2 yields MNASYRILEAESMLSDELESKPELLVQFVQNTSIPLGQGLVESEAKDITCLSLLPVTEASECSRLMLSDDAPNHTNSSKEVPSSAVLRSLQVNVGPDGEETRAQTVQKSPEFLSTPESPSLLQDLQPSDSTSFILLNLTRAGLGSSAEHLVFVQDEAEDSGNDFLSSESTDSSIPWFLRVQELAHDSLIAATRAQLAKSAKTSSNGENVHLGSGDGQPKDSGPLPQVEKKLKCTVEGCDRTFVWPAHFKYHLKTHRNDRSFICPAEGCGKSFYVLQRLKVHMRTHNGEKPFMCPESSCGKQFTTAGNLKNHRRIHTGEKPFLCEAQGCGRSFAEYSSLRKHLVVHSGEKPHQCQVCGKTFSQSGSRNVHMRKHHLQLRAAGNQEQEQTAEPLMGSSLLEEASVPSKNLVSMNSQPSLGGETLNLPNTNSILGVDDEVLTEGSPRPLSSVPDVTHHLVTMQSGRQSYEVSVLTAVNPQELLNQGDLTERRT; encoded by the exons atgaatgctag CTACAGGATTTTGGAAGCTGAATCAATGTTATCGGATGAGTTAGAATCCAAACCAGAG ctCCTGGTACAGTTTGTTCAGAATACCTCCATCCCATTGGGACAGGGACTAGTAGAATCAGAAGCTAAAGACATTACTTGCTTATCCCTACTTCCGGTGACCGAGGCCTCAGAATGCAGTCGGCTAATGTTATCAG ATGATGCTCCAAATCATACTAACTCCTCCAAGGAGGTCCCTTCATCAGCTGTACTGAGAAGCCTTCAGGTGAATGTGGGCCCAGACGGAGAGGAGACGAGGGCTCAGACTGTACAGAAGTCCCCAGAGTTTTTGTCTACTCCAGAGTCTCCTAGTTTGTTGCAAGATCTACAGCCAAGTGATAGcacttcttttattcttcttaacCTAACAAGAGCAG GTCTGGGCTCTTCAGCTGAGCACTTAGTGTTTGTACAAGATGAGGCAGAGGATTCAGGGAATGATTTCCTCTCCAGTGAGAGCACGGACAGTAGCATTCCATGGTTCCTCCGGGTTCAGGAGTTGGCCCATGACAGTTTGATTGCTGCTACTCGTGCACAACTAGCAAAGAGTGCAAAAACCAGCAGCAATG GAGAAAATGTCCACCTTGGTTCTGGTGATGGACAACCCAAAGATTCTGGACCACTTCCCCAAGTGGAAAAGAAGCTCAAGTGTACAGTTGAAGGTTGTGATCGGACATTTGTGTGGCCAGCTCACTTCAAGTACCACCTCAAAACTCATCG AAATGACCGATCCTTCATCTGCCCTGCAGAAGGTTGTGGGAAAAGCTTCTATGTGCTGCAGAGGCTAAAGGTGCACATGAGGACCCACAATGGGGAAAAGCCTTTTATGTGCCCTGAATCCAGCTGTGGTAAACAGTTCACTACAGCTGGAAACCTGAAGAACCACCGGCGCATCCACACAG GAGAGAAGCCTTTCCTTTGTGAAGCCCAAGGATGTGGCCGTTCCTTTGCTGAGTATTCTAGCCTCCGAAAACATCTGGTGGTTCACTCAG GAGAGAAGCCTCATCAGTGCCAAGTCTGTGGGAAGACCTTCTCTCAGAGTGGGAGCAGAAATGTACACATGAGAAAGCATCACTTGCAGCTGAGAGCAGCTGGGAATCAAGAACAGGAGCAAACTG CTGAGCCACTAATGGGCAGTAGTTTGCTTGAAGAGGCTTCAGTACCCAGTAAAAACCTGGTGTCTATGAATTCCCAGCCCAGCCTTGGTGGAGAGACCTTGAACCTACCAAATACCAATTCTATCCTGGGAGTTGATGATG AGGTGCTCACTGAAGGATCCCCACGTCCCCTGTCTTCAGTGCCTGATGTGACACATCACTTGGTGACCATGCAGTCAGGGAGGCAGTCATATGAAGTTTCTGTTCTAACTGCAGTAAATCCGCAAGAG TTACTAAACCAAGGAGATTTAACTGAAAGACGGACATGA
- the Znf410 gene encoding zinc finger protein 410 isoform X5: MNASYRILEAESMLSDELESKPELLVQFVQNTSIPLGQGLVESEAKDITCLSLLPVTEASECSRLMLSDDAPNHTNSSKEVPSSAVLRSLQVNVGPDGEETRAQTVQKSPEFLSTPESPSLLQDLQPSDSTSFILLNLTRAGLGSSAEHLVFVQDEAEDSGNDFLSSESTDSSIPWFLRVQELAHDSLIAATRAQLAKSAKTSSNGENVHLGSGDGQPKDSGPLPQVEKKLKCTVEGCDRTFVWPAHFKYHLKTHRNDRSFICPAEGCGKSFYVLQRLKVHMRTHNGEKPFMCPESSCGKQFTTAGNLKNHRRIHTGEKPFLCEAQGCGRSFAEYSSLRKHLVVHSGEKPHQCQVCGKTFSQSGSRNVHMRKHHLQLRAAGNQEQEQTEVLTEGSPRPLSSVPDVTHHLVTMQSGRQSYEVSVLTAVNPQELLNQGDLTERRT; this comes from the exons atgaatgctag CTACAGGATTTTGGAAGCTGAATCAATGTTATCGGATGAGTTAGAATCCAAACCAGAG ctCCTGGTACAGTTTGTTCAGAATACCTCCATCCCATTGGGACAGGGACTAGTAGAATCAGAAGCTAAAGACATTACTTGCTTATCCCTACTTCCGGTGACCGAGGCCTCAGAATGCAGTCGGCTAATGTTATCAG ATGATGCTCCAAATCATACTAACTCCTCCAAGGAGGTCCCTTCATCAGCTGTACTGAGAAGCCTTCAGGTGAATGTGGGCCCAGACGGAGAGGAGACGAGGGCTCAGACTGTACAGAAGTCCCCAGAGTTTTTGTCTACTCCAGAGTCTCCTAGTTTGTTGCAAGATCTACAGCCAAGTGATAGcacttcttttattcttcttaacCTAACAAGAGCAG GTCTGGGCTCTTCAGCTGAGCACTTAGTGTTTGTACAAGATGAGGCAGAGGATTCAGGGAATGATTTCCTCTCCAGTGAGAGCACGGACAGTAGCATTCCATGGTTCCTCCGGGTTCAGGAGTTGGCCCATGACAGTTTGATTGCTGCTACTCGTGCACAACTAGCAAAGAGTGCAAAAACCAGCAGCAATG GAGAAAATGTCCACCTTGGTTCTGGTGATGGACAACCCAAAGATTCTGGACCACTTCCCCAAGTGGAAAAGAAGCTCAAGTGTACAGTTGAAGGTTGTGATCGGACATTTGTGTGGCCAGCTCACTTCAAGTACCACCTCAAAACTCATCG AAATGACCGATCCTTCATCTGCCCTGCAGAAGGTTGTGGGAAAAGCTTCTATGTGCTGCAGAGGCTAAAGGTGCACATGAGGACCCACAATGGGGAAAAGCCTTTTATGTGCCCTGAATCCAGCTGTGGTAAACAGTTCACTACAGCTGGAAACCTGAAGAACCACCGGCGCATCCACACAG GAGAGAAGCCTTTCCTTTGTGAAGCCCAAGGATGTGGCCGTTCCTTTGCTGAGTATTCTAGCCTCCGAAAACATCTGGTGGTTCACTCAG GAGAGAAGCCTCATCAGTGCCAAGTCTGTGGGAAGACCTTCTCTCAGAGTGGGAGCAGAAATGTACACATGAGAAAGCATCACTTGCAGCTGAGAGCAGCTGGGAATCAAGAACAGGAGCAAACTG AGGTGCTCACTGAAGGATCCCCACGTCCCCTGTCTTCAGTGCCTGATGTGACACATCACTTGGTGACCATGCAGTCAGGGAGGCAGTCATATGAAGTTTCTGTTCTAACTGCAGTAAATCCGCAAGAG TTACTAAACCAAGGAGATTTAACTGAAAGACGGACATGA
- the Znf410 gene encoding zinc finger protein 410 isoform X3 gives MLSDELESKPELLVQFVQNTSIPLGQGLVESEAKDITCLSLLPVTEASECSRLMLSDDAPNHTNSSKEVPSSAVLRSLQVNVGPDGEETRAQTVQKSPEFLSTPESPSLLQDLQPSDSTSFILLNLTRAGLGSSAEHLVFVQDEAEDSGNDFLSSESTDSSIPWFLRVQELAHDSLIAATRAQLAKSAKTSSNGENVHLGSGDGQPKDSGPLPQVEKKLKCTVEGCDRTFVWPAHFKYHLKTHRNDRSFICPAEGCGKSFYVLQRLKVHMRTHNGEKPFMCPESSCGKQFTTAGNLKNHRRIHTGEKPFLCEAQGCGRSFAEYSSLRKHLVVHSGEKPHQCQVCGKTFSQSGSRNVHMRKHHLQLRAAGNQEQEQTAEPLMGSSLLEEASVPSKNLVSMNSQPSLGGETLNLPNTNSILGVDDEVLTEGSPRPLSSVPDVTHHLVTMQSGRQSYEVSVLTAVNPQEICFQSFTVTKPRRFN, from the exons ATGTTATCGGATGAGTTAGAATCCAAACCAGAG ctCCTGGTACAGTTTGTTCAGAATACCTCCATCCCATTGGGACAGGGACTAGTAGAATCAGAAGCTAAAGACATTACTTGCTTATCCCTACTTCCGGTGACCGAGGCCTCAGAATGCAGTCGGCTAATGTTATCAG ATGATGCTCCAAATCATACTAACTCCTCCAAGGAGGTCCCTTCATCAGCTGTACTGAGAAGCCTTCAGGTGAATGTGGGCCCAGACGGAGAGGAGACGAGGGCTCAGACTGTACAGAAGTCCCCAGAGTTTTTGTCTACTCCAGAGTCTCCTAGTTTGTTGCAAGATCTACAGCCAAGTGATAGcacttcttttattcttcttaacCTAACAAGAGCAG GTCTGGGCTCTTCAGCTGAGCACTTAGTGTTTGTACAAGATGAGGCAGAGGATTCAGGGAATGATTTCCTCTCCAGTGAGAGCACGGACAGTAGCATTCCATGGTTCCTCCGGGTTCAGGAGTTGGCCCATGACAGTTTGATTGCTGCTACTCGTGCACAACTAGCAAAGAGTGCAAAAACCAGCAGCAATG GAGAAAATGTCCACCTTGGTTCTGGTGATGGACAACCCAAAGATTCTGGACCACTTCCCCAAGTGGAAAAGAAGCTCAAGTGTACAGTTGAAGGTTGTGATCGGACATTTGTGTGGCCAGCTCACTTCAAGTACCACCTCAAAACTCATCG AAATGACCGATCCTTCATCTGCCCTGCAGAAGGTTGTGGGAAAAGCTTCTATGTGCTGCAGAGGCTAAAGGTGCACATGAGGACCCACAATGGGGAAAAGCCTTTTATGTGCCCTGAATCCAGCTGTGGTAAACAGTTCACTACAGCTGGAAACCTGAAGAACCACCGGCGCATCCACACAG GAGAGAAGCCTTTCCTTTGTGAAGCCCAAGGATGTGGCCGTTCCTTTGCTGAGTATTCTAGCCTCCGAAAACATCTGGTGGTTCACTCAG GAGAGAAGCCTCATCAGTGCCAAGTCTGTGGGAAGACCTTCTCTCAGAGTGGGAGCAGAAATGTACACATGAGAAAGCATCACTTGCAGCTGAGAGCAGCTGGGAATCAAGAACAGGAGCAAACTG CTGAGCCACTAATGGGCAGTAGTTTGCTTGAAGAGGCTTCAGTACCCAGTAAAAACCTGGTGTCTATGAATTCCCAGCCCAGCCTTGGTGGAGAGACCTTGAACCTACCAAATACCAATTCTATCCTGGGAGTTGATGATG AGGTGCTCACTGAAGGATCCCCACGTCCCCTGTCTTCAGTGCCTGATGTGACACATCACTTGGTGACCATGCAGTCAGGGAGGCAGTCATATGAAGTTTCTGTTCTAACTGCAGTAAATCCGCAAGAG ATATGCTTTCAATCTTTTACAGTTACTAAACCAAGGAGATTTAACTGA
- the Znf410 gene encoding zinc finger protein 410 isoform X6: MNASYRILEAESMLSDELESKPELLVQFVQNTSIPLGQGLVESEAKDITCLSLLPVTEASECSRLMLSDDAPNHTNSSKEVPSSAVLRSLQVNVGPDGEETRAQTVQKSPEFLSTPESPSLLQDLQPSDSTSFILLNLTRAGLGSSAEHLVFVQDEAEDSGNDFLSSESTDSSIPWFLRVQELAHDSLIAATRAQLAKSAKTSSNGENVHLGSGDGQPKDSGPLPQVEKKLKCTVEGCDRTFVWPAHFKYHLKTHRNDRSFICPAEGCGKSFYVLQRLKVHMRTHNGEKPFMCPESSCGKQFTTAGNLKNHRRIHTGEKPFLCEAQGCGRSFAEYSSLRKHLVVHSGEKPHQCQVCGKTFSQSGSRNVHMRKHHLQLRAAGNQEQEQTVTKPRRFN; this comes from the exons atgaatgctag CTACAGGATTTTGGAAGCTGAATCAATGTTATCGGATGAGTTAGAATCCAAACCAGAG ctCCTGGTACAGTTTGTTCAGAATACCTCCATCCCATTGGGACAGGGACTAGTAGAATCAGAAGCTAAAGACATTACTTGCTTATCCCTACTTCCGGTGACCGAGGCCTCAGAATGCAGTCGGCTAATGTTATCAG ATGATGCTCCAAATCATACTAACTCCTCCAAGGAGGTCCCTTCATCAGCTGTACTGAGAAGCCTTCAGGTGAATGTGGGCCCAGACGGAGAGGAGACGAGGGCTCAGACTGTACAGAAGTCCCCAGAGTTTTTGTCTACTCCAGAGTCTCCTAGTTTGTTGCAAGATCTACAGCCAAGTGATAGcacttcttttattcttcttaacCTAACAAGAGCAG GTCTGGGCTCTTCAGCTGAGCACTTAGTGTTTGTACAAGATGAGGCAGAGGATTCAGGGAATGATTTCCTCTCCAGTGAGAGCACGGACAGTAGCATTCCATGGTTCCTCCGGGTTCAGGAGTTGGCCCATGACAGTTTGATTGCTGCTACTCGTGCACAACTAGCAAAGAGTGCAAAAACCAGCAGCAATG GAGAAAATGTCCACCTTGGTTCTGGTGATGGACAACCCAAAGATTCTGGACCACTTCCCCAAGTGGAAAAGAAGCTCAAGTGTACAGTTGAAGGTTGTGATCGGACATTTGTGTGGCCAGCTCACTTCAAGTACCACCTCAAAACTCATCG AAATGACCGATCCTTCATCTGCCCTGCAGAAGGTTGTGGGAAAAGCTTCTATGTGCTGCAGAGGCTAAAGGTGCACATGAGGACCCACAATGGGGAAAAGCCTTTTATGTGCCCTGAATCCAGCTGTGGTAAACAGTTCACTACAGCTGGAAACCTGAAGAACCACCGGCGCATCCACACAG GAGAGAAGCCTTTCCTTTGTGAAGCCCAAGGATGTGGCCGTTCCTTTGCTGAGTATTCTAGCCTCCGAAAACATCTGGTGGTTCACTCAG GAGAGAAGCCTCATCAGTGCCAAGTCTGTGGGAAGACCTTCTCTCAGAGTGGGAGCAGAAATGTACACATGAGAAAGCATCACTTGCAGCTGAGAGCAGCTGGGAATCAAGAACAGGAGCAAACTG TTACTAAACCAAGGAGATTTAACTGA
- the Znf410 gene encoding zinc finger protein 410 isoform X4, with amino-acid sequence MNASYRILEAESMLSDELESKPELLVQFVQNTSIPLGQGLVESEAKDITCLSLLPVTEASECSRLMLSDDAPNHTNSSKEVPSSAVLRSLQVNVGPDGEETRAQTVQKSPEFLSTPESPSLLQDLQPSDSTSFILLNLTRAGLGSSAEHLVFVQDEAEDSGNDFLSSESTDSSIPWFLRVQELAHDSLIAATRAQLAKSAKTSSNGENVHLGSGDGQPKDSGPLPQVEKKLKCTVEGCDRTFVWPAHFKYHLKTHRNDRSFICPAEGCGKSFYVLQRLKVHMRTHNGEKPFMCPESSCGKQFTTAGNLKNHRRIHTGEKPFLCEAQGCGRSFAEYSSLRKHLVVHSGEKPHQCQVCGKTFSQSGSRNVHMRKHHLQLRAAGNQEQEQTEVLTEGSPRPLSSVPDVTHHLVTMQSGRQSYEVSVLTAVNPQEICFQSFTVTKPRRFN; translated from the exons atgaatgctag CTACAGGATTTTGGAAGCTGAATCAATGTTATCGGATGAGTTAGAATCCAAACCAGAG ctCCTGGTACAGTTTGTTCAGAATACCTCCATCCCATTGGGACAGGGACTAGTAGAATCAGAAGCTAAAGACATTACTTGCTTATCCCTACTTCCGGTGACCGAGGCCTCAGAATGCAGTCGGCTAATGTTATCAG ATGATGCTCCAAATCATACTAACTCCTCCAAGGAGGTCCCTTCATCAGCTGTACTGAGAAGCCTTCAGGTGAATGTGGGCCCAGACGGAGAGGAGACGAGGGCTCAGACTGTACAGAAGTCCCCAGAGTTTTTGTCTACTCCAGAGTCTCCTAGTTTGTTGCAAGATCTACAGCCAAGTGATAGcacttcttttattcttcttaacCTAACAAGAGCAG GTCTGGGCTCTTCAGCTGAGCACTTAGTGTTTGTACAAGATGAGGCAGAGGATTCAGGGAATGATTTCCTCTCCAGTGAGAGCACGGACAGTAGCATTCCATGGTTCCTCCGGGTTCAGGAGTTGGCCCATGACAGTTTGATTGCTGCTACTCGTGCACAACTAGCAAAGAGTGCAAAAACCAGCAGCAATG GAGAAAATGTCCACCTTGGTTCTGGTGATGGACAACCCAAAGATTCTGGACCACTTCCCCAAGTGGAAAAGAAGCTCAAGTGTACAGTTGAAGGTTGTGATCGGACATTTGTGTGGCCAGCTCACTTCAAGTACCACCTCAAAACTCATCG AAATGACCGATCCTTCATCTGCCCTGCAGAAGGTTGTGGGAAAAGCTTCTATGTGCTGCAGAGGCTAAAGGTGCACATGAGGACCCACAATGGGGAAAAGCCTTTTATGTGCCCTGAATCCAGCTGTGGTAAACAGTTCACTACAGCTGGAAACCTGAAGAACCACCGGCGCATCCACACAG GAGAGAAGCCTTTCCTTTGTGAAGCCCAAGGATGTGGCCGTTCCTTTGCTGAGTATTCTAGCCTCCGAAAACATCTGGTGGTTCACTCAG GAGAGAAGCCTCATCAGTGCCAAGTCTGTGGGAAGACCTTCTCTCAGAGTGGGAGCAGAAATGTACACATGAGAAAGCATCACTTGCAGCTGAGAGCAGCTGGGAATCAAGAACAGGAGCAAACTG AGGTGCTCACTGAAGGATCCCCACGTCCCCTGTCTTCAGTGCCTGATGTGACACATCACTTGGTGACCATGCAGTCAGGGAGGCAGTCATATGAAGTTTCTGTTCTAACTGCAGTAAATCCGCAAGAG ATATGCTTTCAATCTTTTACAGTTACTAAACCAAGGAGATTTAACTGA
- the Znf410 gene encoding zinc finger protein 410 isoform X1, whose protein sequence is MNASYRILEAESMLSDELESKPELLVQFVQNTSIPLGQGLVESEAKDITCLSLLPVTEASECSRLMLSDDAPNHTNSSKEVPSSAVLRSLQVNVGPDGEETRAQTVQKSPEFLSTPESPSLLQDLQPSDSTSFILLNLTRAGLGSSAEHLVFVQDEAEDSGNDFLSSESTDSSIPWFLRVQELAHDSLIAATRAQLAKSAKTSSNGENVHLGSGDGQPKDSGPLPQVEKKLKCTVEGCDRTFVWPAHFKYHLKTHRNDRSFICPAEGCGKSFYVLQRLKVHMRTHNGEKPFMCPESSCGKQFTTAGNLKNHRRIHTGEKPFLCEAQGCGRSFAEYSSLRKHLVVHSGEKPHQCQVCGKTFSQSGSRNVHMRKHHLQLRAAGNQEQEQTAEPLMGSSLLEEASVPSKNLVSMNSQPSLGGETLNLPNTNSILGVDDEVLTEGSPRPLSSVPDVTHHLVTMQSGRQSYEVSVLTAVNPQEICFQSFTVTKPRRFN, encoded by the exons atgaatgctag CTACAGGATTTTGGAAGCTGAATCAATGTTATCGGATGAGTTAGAATCCAAACCAGAG ctCCTGGTACAGTTTGTTCAGAATACCTCCATCCCATTGGGACAGGGACTAGTAGAATCAGAAGCTAAAGACATTACTTGCTTATCCCTACTTCCGGTGACCGAGGCCTCAGAATGCAGTCGGCTAATGTTATCAG ATGATGCTCCAAATCATACTAACTCCTCCAAGGAGGTCCCTTCATCAGCTGTACTGAGAAGCCTTCAGGTGAATGTGGGCCCAGACGGAGAGGAGACGAGGGCTCAGACTGTACAGAAGTCCCCAGAGTTTTTGTCTACTCCAGAGTCTCCTAGTTTGTTGCAAGATCTACAGCCAAGTGATAGcacttcttttattcttcttaacCTAACAAGAGCAG GTCTGGGCTCTTCAGCTGAGCACTTAGTGTTTGTACAAGATGAGGCAGAGGATTCAGGGAATGATTTCCTCTCCAGTGAGAGCACGGACAGTAGCATTCCATGGTTCCTCCGGGTTCAGGAGTTGGCCCATGACAGTTTGATTGCTGCTACTCGTGCACAACTAGCAAAGAGTGCAAAAACCAGCAGCAATG GAGAAAATGTCCACCTTGGTTCTGGTGATGGACAACCCAAAGATTCTGGACCACTTCCCCAAGTGGAAAAGAAGCTCAAGTGTACAGTTGAAGGTTGTGATCGGACATTTGTGTGGCCAGCTCACTTCAAGTACCACCTCAAAACTCATCG AAATGACCGATCCTTCATCTGCCCTGCAGAAGGTTGTGGGAAAAGCTTCTATGTGCTGCAGAGGCTAAAGGTGCACATGAGGACCCACAATGGGGAAAAGCCTTTTATGTGCCCTGAATCCAGCTGTGGTAAACAGTTCACTACAGCTGGAAACCTGAAGAACCACCGGCGCATCCACACAG GAGAGAAGCCTTTCCTTTGTGAAGCCCAAGGATGTGGCCGTTCCTTTGCTGAGTATTCTAGCCTCCGAAAACATCTGGTGGTTCACTCAG GAGAGAAGCCTCATCAGTGCCAAGTCTGTGGGAAGACCTTCTCTCAGAGTGGGAGCAGAAATGTACACATGAGAAAGCATCACTTGCAGCTGAGAGCAGCTGGGAATCAAGAACAGGAGCAAACTG CTGAGCCACTAATGGGCAGTAGTTTGCTTGAAGAGGCTTCAGTACCCAGTAAAAACCTGGTGTCTATGAATTCCCAGCCCAGCCTTGGTGGAGAGACCTTGAACCTACCAAATACCAATTCTATCCTGGGAGTTGATGATG AGGTGCTCACTGAAGGATCCCCACGTCCCCTGTCTTCAGTGCCTGATGTGACACATCACTTGGTGACCATGCAGTCAGGGAGGCAGTCATATGAAGTTTCTGTTCTAACTGCAGTAAATCCGCAAGAG ATATGCTTTCAATCTTTTACAGTTACTAAACCAAGGAGATTTAACTGA